One region of Thunnus albacares chromosome 20, fThuAlb1.1, whole genome shotgun sequence genomic DNA includes:
- the klhl11 gene encoding kelch-like protein 11 gives MSVFECLFTCVIYAYEFLPKIVQSLHLPRRLVLCGMAAAAGGSEDCSRSGGAQGALTGDGEPEEAEEFTCPGHCSELSRRQSEQRKAGLFCDVTLVFTSSGSGVSGERVQTLSAHRSVLSAASHYFTLLLGGQFSEAQSGRVELREWSSETGPDPDTVESVIQFMYTGEIRVTAANVHEVLELADRFLLAQLKSFCGEFLMKKLSLANCVAVHSLAHMYTLDQLAQGAADMIRRNFHKIIRNEEFYTLPFHLVRDWLSDSEITVDSEQELFEAVIKWVHQNTEEREKHFEELFTLLRLQQMVPTYLTRVVRKEPLVANNAACLQLVSDALEVHAVCFESLKSADLELCASYMAAAQPRFGQNMDVIMVVGGVSEGGDYLSECVGYFVAEDRWVNLPHIHNHLDGHAIAVTDSHVYVAGSMEPGYAKTVERYDSNLNTWEQVSGLTIRKHSFGLTCVSDILYSIGGHGNFSPGFKDVTVYEPEQDQWHNLEPAPKILRDVKTVSVEDRYVYVMARTPVDMDNEDGLSTVTNCYDTESHKWQEVDSLPLIDNYCIFQMAVASTNFYHTASCCPKSYKVTAEAAQQKISRNISDDILDSLPPEVTSIEGAAVCYLGEDIFIIGGWRNSNNIDKQYRKEAYRYCSERKRWMLLPPMPQPRCRAAACHVRIPYQYLNGSQRYPMPQNLARQRDRMQQMQQLHRRTLSLRRQLQSQIEC, from the exons ATGTCAGTTTTTGAGTGCTTGTTTACGTGTGTTATATACGCCTATGAGTTCCTACCAAAGATAGTTCAGAGCCTTCATTTGCCTCGGAGACTGGTCCTCTGCGGTATGGCAGCGGCAGCCGGCGGGTCGGAGGACTGCAGCCGGAGCGGCGGCGCTCAGGGCGCGCTGACAGGTGACGGAGAACCGGAGGAGGCCGAGGAGTTCACCTGTCCGGGCCACTGCTCGGAGCTTTCCCGGCGGCAGAGCGAGCAGAGGAAGGCGGGGCTGTTCTGCGACGTGACGCTGGTTTTCACCTCCAGCGGCAGCGGGGTGTCTGGGGAAAGGGTCCAGACGTTGTCCGCCCACCGCTCAGTTTTATCCGCAGCATCGCACTACTTCACCTTGCTGCTGGGCGGCCAGTTTTCAGAGGCTCAGTCCGGGCGAGTGGAGCTGAGAGAGTGGAGCTCTGAAACCGGACCCGACCCAGACACGGTGGAGAGTGTCATACAGTTCATGTACACCGGAGAAATCAGGGTCACCGCTGCCAATGTACATGAAGTGTTGGAGCTGGCTGACAG GTTCCTGCTGGCGCAACTCAAGAGCTTCTGCGGAGAGTTTCTGATGAAGAAGTTGAGCCTGGCGAACTGTGTAGCGGTGCACAGCCTGGCCCACATGTACACACTGGACCAGCTGGCTCAGGGAGCCGCTGACATGATCCGAAGAAACTTTCACAAAATTATCCGCAACGAGGAGTTCTACACGCTGCCCTTTCACCTGGTGCGAGACTGGCTGTCAGACTCAGAAATCACTGTGGACTCTGAACAGGAATTGTTTGAGGCTGTTATAAAATGGGTGCACCAGAACACAGAAGAGCGAGAGAAGCACTTTGAGGAGCTGTTCACGCTTTTAAGGCTGCAGCAGATGGTTCCTACTTACCTAACACGGGTGGTGAGAAAGGAGCCTTTAGTGGCGAACAATGCAGCTTGTCTGCAGCTGGTGTCCGACGCCCTTGAGGTCCACGCTGTTTGCTTTGAGAGCCTCAAGTCAGCTGATCTGGAGCTCTGTGCCTCCTACATGGCGGCAGCACAGCCACGTTTTGGCCAGAACATGGATGTAATCATGGTGGTGGGTGGTGTTTCAGAAGGTGGGGACTatttgagtgagtgtgtgggCTATTTCGTTGCTGAGGACCGTTGGGTCAATCTGCCGCACATTCACAACCACCTCGACGGACATGCCATCGCCGTCACCGACAGCCATGTTTATGTGGCAGGGTCCATGGAGCCAGGCTATGCGAAGACTGTGGAGCGCTACGACTCCAACCTCAACACCTGGGAGCAGGTCAGCGGCTTGACCATCCGCAAGCACTCCTTTGGCCTCACATGTGTCAGTGACATACTCTACAGCATTGGTGGTCATGGCAACTTCAGTCCAGGCTTCAAAGATGTTACTGTCTATGAGCCTGAGCAGGACCAATGGCATAATCTTGAGCCAGCACCCAAGATACTACGAGATGTAAAAACGGTGAGCGTGGAGGACCGCTACGTGTACGTGATGGCCAGAACCCCAGTTGATATGGACAATGAGGATGGACTGAGCACTGTGACCAATTGCTATGACACAGAAAGCCACAAATGGCAGGAAGTGGACTCGTTACCGCTCATTGATAACTACTGTATTTTTCAAATGGCTGTGGCATCCACCAACTTCTACCACACAGCTTCCTGTTGCCCTAAGAGTTACAAGGTCACAGCCGAGGCCGCTCAGCAGAAAATAAGCAGAAACATCTCAGACGACATCCTCGACAGCCTCCCTCCAGAAGTCACCAGCATCGAAGGTGCTGCTGTCTGCTACCTGGGGGAAGACATCTTCATCATCGGCGGGTGGAGGAACAGCAACAACATAGACAAGCAGTATCGAAAGGAAGCCTACCGTTACTGTTCTGAGAGGAAGCGATGGATGCTGCTACCGCCCATGCCCCAGCCACGCTGCAGAGCCGCCGCCTGCCACGTTCGCATCCCGTACCAGTATCTTAACGGCTCCCAGCGCTACCCCATGCCCCAGAACCTGGCAAGGCAGCGAGACCGCATGCAGCAGATGCAGCAGCTCCATCGGCGCACCCTCAGTCTGCGAAGACAGCTGCAGTCTCAGATCGAATGTTGA